ACGACGATGGTCTCCGAGGAGATCACCTCACCGCAGTTCGCGGTCCTCAACACGCTCGTCGCCGAACCCGGCCTCGATCAGCGCACGGTGGGCGAGCGGGTCGGCCTCGACCGCTCCACCATCGCCGAGGTGATCAGTCGGCTCATCCGGCGCGGCTTCCTCGACAAGGACCGTGATCCGCAGGACGGCCGGCGTTTCCTGCTGCGTCTGACCGACGACGGCTTGCGCGTCCACCGCAAGCTGACAGTGCGCACCGCCCGGATGAACCAGGTGTTCCTGGCACCGCTCTCCACCGAGGAGCAGACCCTCTTCCTCGGCCTCATCCGGCGCGTGGCCGACGCCGCCGATGAACTCCGCGC
This Streptomyces misionensis DNA region includes the following protein-coding sequences:
- a CDS encoding MarR family winged helix-turn-helix transcriptional regulator produces the protein MAAVDLNSHPGHLARRLQQAHHLLWTTMVSEEITSPQFAVLNTLVAEPGLDQRTVGERVGLDRSTIAEVISRLIRRGFLDKDRDPQDGRRFLLRLTDDGLRVHRKLTVRTARMNQVFLAPLSTEEQTLFLGLIRRVADAADELRAPADHLATRS